A portion of the Cryptomeria japonica chromosome 5, Sugi_1.0, whole genome shotgun sequence genome contains these proteins:
- the LOC131041122 gene encoding cytochrome P450 720B2: MKIWFFLGGWTKGNISTSEILCIQHLYREKDMAVIEDFAVHFLTAILSLAILVLYLHGRSKKAPTEKHKLPPGSMGWPLIGENIQFLLSTMSDHFPRSFINSRQLRYGDIFSSNLFGRRVIISVNPEFNRFVLQNEGRLFQTSNTQGFIDITGKYGLLALRGDLQRKIHGITVNLLNHENLRSHLMDNIENLLINAMSEWDGKKIKLQDECHQIILNLMAKQLLDLSPSKETEEIARQFDNFSAAVVCLPLRIPGSTFYRGLQARKYLLNKIYEIMGERRKHPEVVHNDLLSKFLKEDPPLPDEFVVDTLLFLLFAGHETVSRSMAMSIKFLTDCPQALKQLQDEHDQILKSNGNKKLSWDSYKSMKFTQNVINEVLRMANVAPFLFREATQDIDTKGYQIPKGQTILVFMSGVHTDENNYAAAFEFNPWRWESCDNGVSNNPLFAPFGGGGRLCPGYNLARLELSLFLHHFVTKFRWKVHVNDKISNLPFPHMVKGLPLQLYSRD, encoded by the exons ATGAAAATTTGGTTTTTTCTGGGGGGTTGGACTAAGGGCAATATAAGTACTTCAGAAATCCTCTGTATTCAACATTTATACAGAGAGAAAGACATGGCCGTCATAGAAGATTTCGCAGTGCATTTTTTGACAGCCATCCTATCTTTGGCAATATTAGTGTTGTACCTCCATGGAAGGTCCAAAAAGGCTCCTACTGAGAAACATAAACTTCCCCCAGGGTCTATGGGATGGCCACTCATAGGAGAGAATATCCAGTTCCTTCTCTCTACTATGTCAGACCATTTTCCAAGATCTTTCATCAATTCAAGACAGCTTCG ATATGGTGACATCTTCTCCTCTAACCTGTTTGGAAGGAGGGTTATTATATCTGTGAATCCAGAGTTCAACAGATTTGTGTTGCAAAATGAGGGAAGGTTGTTTCAAACTTCCAATACTCAGGGGTTCATTGATATAACTGGGAAATATGGTCTACTTGCTCTCCGTGGAGATCTTCAGAGAAAGATTCATGGAATAACTGTTAATTTACTCAACCATGAAAATCTACGTTCCCATCTGATGGATAACATTGAAAATCTATTGATAAATGCAATGTCTGAGTGGGATGGAAAGAAGATCAAGTTACAAGATGAGTGTCATCAG ATAATTTTGAACCTCATGGCAAAGCAGTTGCTGGATTTATCCCCTTCCAAAGAAACAGAAGAGATTGCAAGGCAGTTTGACAACTTTTCAGCAGCAGTTGTGTGTCTTCCCCTTCGAATTCCTGGTTCAACATTTTACAGAGGACTTCAG GCCAGGAAATATCTGCTAAACAAGATATACGAGATTATGGGAGAGAGAAGGAAACACCCTGAAGTAGTTCACAATGACCTATTGTCAAAATTCCTAAAGGAGGATCCTCCTCTTCCTGATGAATTTGTGGTGGATACTCTTCTGTTTCTGCTCTTTGCAGGCCATGAAACTGTTTCCCGCTCCATGGCAATGAGTATAAAGTTTCTTACAGACTGTCCTCAAGCGTTGAAACAACTCCAA GATGAGCACGATCAAATTCTGAAATCGAATGGCAATAAAAAATTAAGTTGGGATTCCTATAAATCAATGAAATTCACTCAAAAC GTTATAAATGAGGTTCTTCGTATGGCAAACGTTGCACCATTTTTGTTCAGAGAAGCTACTCAAGACATTGATACAAAAG GTTATCAAATTCCAAAAGGACAGACTATCCTAGTCTTTATGTCTGGAGTGCACACGGACGAGAATAATTATGCTGCGGCCTTCGAGTTTAATCCATGGCGCTGGGAATCATGCGACAAT GGAGTTTCAAATAATCCCCTGTTTGCCCCATTTGGAGGAGGTGGGAGACTCTGCCCAGGATATAATTTGGCTAGGCTTGAGCTGTCGCTCTTCTTACACCATTTCGTTACTAAATTCAG